One segment of Alligator mississippiensis isolate rAllMis1 chromosome 13, rAllMis1, whole genome shotgun sequence DNA contains the following:
- the LOC102575846 gene encoding chymotrypsin-C-like: MFRFVCLILLLGYAQSCGHPYFPPLVSRVVGGEDARPHSWPWQISLQYSRNGAWGHTCGGTLIATNWVMTAAHCISKSNTYRVVLGKQNLKQEELGAVTVGVEKIIVHERWISLLVINDIALIKLAEHVVPSETIQPACLPPAGELLPQGFPCYVTGWGRLWTNGPISDDLQQAVLPIVDYATCSQPAWWGSMVRKTMVCAGGDGVTSACNGDSGGPLNCHHGDVWQVFGIVSFGSAEGCNTLNKPTVFTRVSAYIDWIHTVGVGMLEQSSGGLVWFLTLD, encoded by the exons ATGTTCAGGTTTGTGTGCCTCATCCTGCTCCTGGGCTACG CCCAAAGTTGTGGCCATCCTTACTTCCCACCTCTCGTCTCCCGAGTGGTAGGGGGTGAAGACGCCAGACCCCACAGCTGGCCTTGGCAG ATCTCCCTCCAATACAGCAGAAATGGAGCCTGGGGTCACACATGTGGTGGGACCCTCATTGCTACCAACTGGGTCATGACGGCAGCTCACTGCATCAG CAAAAGCAACACCTACAGAGTCGTTCTGGGGAAACAGAACCTGAAACAAGAGGAGCTTGGCGCTGTGACTGTTGGTGTGGAGAAGATCATCGTCCACGAGAGATGGATCTCCCTACTTGTCAT CAACGACATTGCCCTGATCAAACTGGCTGAGCACGTGGTACCGAGTGAAACGATCCAGCCCGCCTGCCTGCCACCAGCCGGCGAACTTCTGCCCCAAGGCTTCCCCTGCTATGTCACTGGATGGGGACGTCTCTGGA CTAACGGTCCCATCTCTGATGACCTCCAGCAGGCAGTTCTGCCCATCGTGGATTATGCCACATGTTCTCAGCCGGCCTGGTGGGGCAGTATGGTCAGGAAGACCATGGTCTGTGCAGGAGGAGATGGAGTCACTTCTGCATGTAAT GGTGACTCTGGAGGCCCACTGAACTGCCATCATGGTGACGTATGGCAGGTGTTTGGCATCGTGAGCTTTGGGTCCGCTGAGGGCTGCAACACGCTGAACAAGCCGACTGTCTTCACTCGGGTGTCCGCCTACATCGACTGGATACACACGGTGGGTGTTGGCATGTTAGAGCAGAGCTCTGGGGGCTTAGTTTGGTTTCTGACCTTGGATTAA
- the LOC102574676 gene encoding chymotrypsin-like elastase family member 2A, translated as MFRFVCLILLLGYAYSCGHPYFPPLVSRVVGGEDARPHSWPWQISLQYTRNGAWYHTCGGSLIATNWVMTAAHCISKRNTYRVVLGKQNLRQEEPGSVVAAVEKIIVHEKWNSLLIINDIALIKLAEHVVPSETIRLACLPPAGELLPQGFPCYVTGWGRLSTGGPLPDILQQGLMPIVDHATCTQPDWWGSTVKTTMVCAGGNGIVAGCNGDSGGPLNCESGDTWEVHGITSFVSSLGCNTAKKPTVFTRVSAFIDWIHKQMAEN; from the exons ATGTTCAGGTTTGTGTGCCTCATCCTGCTCCTGGGCTATG CCTACAGTTGTGGCCATCCTTACTTCCCACCTCTCGTCTCCCGAGTGGTAGGAGGTGAAGACGCCAGACCCCACAGCTGGCCTTGGCAG ATTTCCCTCCAATacaccagaaatggagcctggtaTCACACGTGTGGTGGGTCCCTCATTGCTACCAACTGGGTCATGACAGCAGCCCACTGCATCAG CAAAAGAAACACCTACAGAGTCGTTCTGGGGAAACAGAACCTGAGACAAGAGGAGCCCGGGTCTGTGGTTGCTGCTGTGGAGAAGATCATCGTCCACGAGAAGTGGAACTCCTTATTAATCAT CAACGACATTGCCCTGATCAAACTGGCTGAACATGTGGTACCGAGTGAAACGATCCGGCTAGCTTGCCTGCCGCCAGCGGGCGAACTTCTGCCCCAAGGCTTCCCCTGCTATGTCACTGGATGGGGACGTCTCTCAA CTGGCGGCCCTCTTCCTGACATCCTCCAGCAGGGACTGATGCCCATCGTGGACCACGCCACGTGCACTCAGCcagactggtggggcagcacCGTCAAGACGACCATGGTCTGCGCAGGAGGAAATGGAATCGTTGCTGGGTGCAAT GGGGATTCTGGAGGCCCCTTGAACTGTGAATCCGGCGACACATGGGAGGTGCATGGCATCACGAGCTTTGTGTCTAGTCTGGGCTGCAATACTGCTAAGAAGCCGACTGTCTTCACTCGGGTGTCTGCCTTCATTGACTGGATACACAAG CAAATGGCTGAAAACTGA
- the LOC132244637 gene encoding chymotrypsin-C-like, protein MFRFVCLILLLGYAYSCGHPYFPPLVSRVVGGEDARPHSWPWQISLQYTRNGAWYHTCGGSLIATNWVMTAAHCISKSNTYRVVLGKQNLRQEEPGSVVAAVEKIIVHEKWNSLLIINDIALIKLAEHVVPSETIQLACLPPAGELLPQSFPCYVTGWGRLSTGGPLPDILQQGLMPIVDHATCTQPDWWGSTVKTTMVCAGGNGIVAGCNGDSGGPLNCESGNTWEVHGIASFVSGLGCNTAKKPTVFTRVSAFIDWIHKQMAEN, encoded by the exons ATGTTCAGGTTTGTGTGCCTCATCCTGCTCCTGGGCTATG CCTACAGTTGTGGCCATCCTTACTTCCCACCTCTCGTCTCCCGAGTGGTAGGAGGTGAAGACGCCAGACCCCACAGCTGGCCTTGGCAG ATTTCCCTCCAATacaccagaaatggagcctggtaTCACACGTGTGGTGGGTCCCTCATTGCTACCAACTGGGTCATGACAGCAGCCCACTGCATCAG CAAAAGCAACACCTACAGAGTCGTTCTGGGGAAACAGAACCTGAGACAAGAGGAGCCCGGGTCTGTGGTTGCTGCTGTGGAGAAGATCATCGTCCACGAGAAGTGGAACTCCTTATTAATCAT CAATGACATTGCCCTGATCAAACTGGCTGAACATGTGGTACCGAGTGAAACGATCCAGCTAGCTTGCCTGCCGCCAGCGGGCGAACTTCTGCCCCAAAGCTTCCCCTGCTATGTCACTGGATGGGGACGTCTCTCAA CTGGCGGCCCTCTTCCTGACATCCTCCAGCAGGGACTGATGCCCATCGTGGACCACGCCACGTGCACTCAGCcagactggtggggcagcacCGTCAAGACGACCATGGTCTGCGCAGGAGGAAATGGAATCGTTGCTGGGTGCAAT GGGGATTCTGGAGGCCCCCTGAACTGTGAATCCGGCAACACATGGGAGGTGCACGGCATCGCAAGCTTTGTGTCTGGTCTGGGCTGCAATACTGCTAAGAAGCCGACTGTCTTCACTCGGGTGTCTGCCTTCATTGACTGGATACACAAG CAAATGGCTGAAAACTGA